The proteins below are encoded in one region of Hordeum vulgare subsp. vulgare chromosome 3H, MorexV3_pseudomolecules_assembly, whole genome shotgun sequence:
- the LOC123440435 gene encoding BAG family molecular chaperone regulator 4-like: MVKIPSPRRLFRSRSKTTAGIGGGLDMCAMVAEHERIEWEVRPGGMLVQKRRGPDDDGVVEAILVRVSAGCGGWQHDVSIDATATFGDLKVLLSLATGLWPREQRLLYRGRERDDGDHLHMAGVQDKDKVLLLEDPAVTERKLRSTTLAQLMGVPCHSFIQV, translated from the coding sequence ATGGTGAAGATTCCGAGCCCGAGGAGGCTGTTCAGGAGCCGGTCCAAGACCACGGCGGGCATCGGCGGTGGCTTGGACATGTGCGCGATGGTGGCCGAGCACGAGAGGATCGAGTGGGAGGTGCGGCCGGGCGGGATGCTGGTGCAGAAGCGCCGGGGGCCGgacgacgacggcgtggtcgagGCCATCCTGGTGCGGGTCTCCGCCGGCTGCGGCGGGTGGCAGCACGACGTGTCCATCGACGCCACGGCCACCTTCGGCGACCTCAAGGTGCTGCTGTCGCTGGCCACCGGGCTGTGGCCCAGGGAGCAGCGGCTGCTGTACCGTGGCAGGGAGCGGGACGACGGCGACCACCTGCACATGGCCGGCGTCCAGGACAAGGACAAGGTGCTGCTCCTGGAGGACCCCGCCGTGACCGAGAGGAAGCTCCGGTCCACCACCCTCGCGCAGCTCATGGGGGTGCCATGCCACTCCTTCATCCAAGTCTAA